Proteins encoded within one genomic window of Trichoderma asperellum chromosome 2, complete sequence:
- a CDS encoding uncharacterized protein (EggNog:ENOG41~SECRETED:SignalP(1-19)) has translation MHFFSVVAAAAALIAGSNALFIPRNIHVADFRLYSAEGCYDGNLGVWTVIDEDFTNGECKSLNDSEDGDVPLSLSLTDINKGCTLTAYTDAKCTEGKTILAPKQCSNNKAGFQAWSMNCDYKE, from the exons ATGCATTTCTTCTCAGtcgtcgctgccgctgccgctcttATTGCTGGCTCCAACGCCCTCTTCATCCCCCGCAACATCCATGTCGCAGATTTCCGTCTTTACAGCGCCGAGGGTTGCTACGACGGCAATCTCGGTGTCTGGACTGTCATTGATGAAGACTTCACGAATGGCGAATGCAAGAGCTTGAATGATAGCGAGGATGGCGACGTGCCTCTGTCTCTTAGCCTGACGGATATCAACAAAGGCTGCACTT TGACGGCTTATACGGATGCCAAGTGCACTGAGGGCAAGACGATCCTCGCCCCTAAACAATGCTCCAACAACAAAGCCGGGTTCCAGGCTTGGAGCATGAACTGCGACTACAAGGAGTAA
- a CDS encoding uncharacterized protein (EggNog:ENOG41) — MASEHIPKTVKQWNVGKFGGFDGLMFSEQPPPELSDNEALVKLEAASLNIRWRRHSRSHRQASLSIQPGDKVVTMFNQGHIGGDLNPQTHKTGTGGMLDGVLRTYGAFNEHALSVRRQPGQLGRHWRREHLCSAVCQSRRRKSHCHDQIPSKVETLKKLGADHVISYKEDRKWGETARKLTGGRSVDIIVQVAGVNEMEQRPVIDERVFKLEELKKAYEYQWTGKHFSKVVVEIN, encoded by the exons ATGGCTTCCGAGCATATTCCAAAAACTGTCAAGCAATGGAACGTTGGAAAGTTTGGTGGCTTCGATGGGCTCATGTTCTCCGAGCAGCCCCCGCCCGAATTAAGCGACAACGAGGCTCTAGTTAAGC TTGAGGCAGCATCTCTCAAT ATCCGATGGCGCAGGCACAGTCGTAGCCATAGGCAAGCGAGTCTCTCGATTCAACCCGGCGACAAAGTCGTCACCATGTTCAACCAGGGACACATTGGCGGCGACCTGAATCCCCAAACCCACAAAACCGGCACCGGAGGAATGCTCGATGGTGTTCTGAGAACTTATGGTGCCTTCAACGAACATGCCTTGTCCGTGCGCCGTCAGCCTGGACAGCTCGGGA GGCACTGGCGGCGTGAGCATCTTTGCTCTGCAGTTTGCCAAAGCCGCCGGCGCAAGAGTCATTGCCACGACCAGATCCCCAGCAAAGTCGAGACGCTGAAGAAACTCGGCGCCGACCACGTCATCAGCTACAAGGAGGACCGCAAATGGGGCGAGACGGCGAGGAAGCTCACCGGCGGCCGTAGCGTCGACATCATCGTGCAGGTTGCTGGCGTCAACGAGATGGAGCAGAGGCCGGTGATTGACGAGAGGGTGTTTAAGCTGGAGGAGCTTAAGAAGGCGTATGAGTATCAGTGGACGGGCAAGCACTTTTCCAAGGTGGTGGTTGAGATTAACTAA